One Candidatus Omnitrophota bacterium genomic window carries:
- the ptsP gene encoding phosphoenolpyruvate--protein phosphotransferase, with translation MELLKGIPAAPGIAAGKLVVLKRADYVVHRREIAQADLNPEIERFRQALSNTHTEIQEIYNKVGSEIGDAESQIFQAHLLLLDDQIFIEEIVGRIRQERLSAEYVLSDVLQQYVSAFSRIDDAYLKERASDIDDIGKRILRHLLGIPHHSLQNLNELSEPSIIVAHDLTPSETAVMDKTKVLAFATDVGGPTSHTAIIAKSLEIPAVVGLGDATERLNDGARVIVDGYKGVVYLEPDEALSREYKETEKRLAKLERGLLQLRDLPSESLDGRCVNLSANIELPEEVSSVIEHGAEGIGLYRTEFLYMNRKELPDEEEQLQCYQAVARRLCPKPVIIRTIDLGGDKLASLLALPDRGDMESYRGWRAIRFCLAHPGIFKIQLRAILRASVHCNIQIMYPMISGLEELQDANGLLEEAKQELRDQEIPFDEHLQVGAMIEVPSAVLAADILAKEVSFFSIGTNDLIQYALAVDRLNEKTAYLYEPTHPAILRMIQHVVKVGHENNLWVGMCGEMAAMPACALLLLGLGMDELSVSAAALPEIKRIIRNANYEQAKLVAEKALSFPTGKGVLEYLQTELKKLSPEPVEEGA, from the coding sequence ATGGAACTACTCAAAGGGATACCAGCTGCTCCAGGGATTGCTGCAGGCAAACTCGTTGTCCTCAAGCGCGCAGACTACGTTGTCCACCGGCGTGAGATAGCCCAGGCCGATCTCAATCCGGAGATTGAGCGCTTCCGCCAGGCGCTTTCCAACACGCATACTGAAATCCAGGAAATTTACAATAAGGTGGGCTCGGAGATCGGCGATGCAGAAAGCCAGATCTTTCAGGCGCACCTTTTGCTTTTGGACGACCAAATTTTCATTGAGGAAATTGTCGGCCGGATCAGACAAGAGCGTTTATCGGCCGAGTATGTCCTGTCGGATGTTCTTCAGCAGTATGTCTCGGCTTTTTCCCGTATTGACGACGCTTACCTCAAGGAGCGGGCTTCCGATATCGACGATATCGGCAAGCGTATACTCCGTCATCTCCTGGGGATTCCCCACCACTCCTTACAGAATCTGAACGAACTCTCGGAACCCTCAATTATTGTGGCGCATGACCTGACTCCCAGCGAAACCGCGGTCATGGACAAAACCAAGGTCCTTGCCTTTGCCACAGATGTCGGGGGCCCTACTTCTCATACGGCCATTATTGCCAAGTCTTTGGAGATCCCCGCGGTCGTCGGGCTGGGAGACGCGACCGAGCGCCTCAACGACGGGGCCAGAGTGATTGTCGATGGCTACAAAGGTGTGGTCTATCTGGAGCCCGATGAGGCCCTCTCCAGGGAATACAAAGAAACAGAAAAGCGTTTGGCCAAGCTGGAGCGCGGCTTGCTGCAGTTGCGAGACCTGCCCTCGGAGTCCCTGGACGGACGCTGTGTCAATCTTTCCGCCAATATCGAGCTGCCCGAGGAAGTCTCTTCTGTCATCGAACACGGGGCAGAGGGAATCGGCCTGTACCGGACTGAGTTCCTGTATATGAACCGCAAAGAACTGCCGGATGAAGAGGAGCAACTCCAGTGCTACCAGGCAGTGGCCCGGCGATTGTGTCCGAAGCCTGTTATCATCCGAACCATTGATTTAGGGGGCGACAAGCTGGCTTCCTTGCTGGCTTTGCCTGACCGGGGGGACATGGAATCTTACCGCGGGTGGAGGGCGATTCGTTTCTGCCTGGCTCACCCGGGGATCTTCAAGATACAGCTTAGGGCTATTCTCAGGGCTTCCGTGCACTGCAACATACAGATCATGTATCCCATGATTTCAGGCCTGGAGGAACTGCAGGACGCGAACGGACTGCTCGAAGAGGCCAAGCAGGAACTGCGTGACCAGGAGATCCCCTTTGATGAACACCTGCAAGTGGGCGCAATGATTGAAGTGCCGTCCGCTGTTTTGGCCGCCGATATTTTGGCGAAAGAAGTCTCTTTCTTCAGTATCGGAACCAATGACCTTATCCAATATGCCCTTGCGGTCGACCGGCTCAATGAAAAGACAGCCTACCTTTATGAGCCCACGCATCCGGCAATTCTGCGAATGATTCAACATGTGGTCAAAGTCGGGCATGAAAATAATCTTTGGGTGGGCATGTGCGGTGAAATGGCTGCTATGCCTGCTTGTGCGCTTTTGCTTTTGGGGTTGGGAATGGATGAGCTGAGTGTTTCCGCTGCCGCTCTGCCGGAAATCAAAAGAATTATCCGGAATGCTAATTACGAACAAGCCAAGCTCGTTGCTGAAAAGGCCTTGAGCTTTCCCACCGGCAAGGGGGTCCTCGAATACCTCCAGACCGAACTCAAGAAGCTCTCCCCCGAACCGGTGGAAGAAGGTGCCTAG
- a CDS encoding HPr family phosphocarrier protein, translated as MPTLRRTVVIHNEEGLHARPAALFVKVAKKFDASVSVRRGSQRVNGKSIMGILMLGAGKGAKITIEVEGIDAEEALEELIVIVEENLG; from the coding sequence ATGCCCACATTGCGGCGTACCGTAGTGATTCATAATGAAGAAGGTTTACACGCGCGACCGGCTGCACTATTTGTAAAGGTGGCGAAAAAGTTTGATGCGAGTGTTTCTGTCCGGCGCGGATCCCAAAGGGTGAACGGGAAGTCGATCATGGGGATCTTGATGCTGGGGGCAGGCAAGGGCGCGAAAATCACGATCGAGGTCGAGGGCATTGACGCTGAGGAGGCGTTGGAGGAGCTGATCGTCATCGTGGAAGAGAATCTCGGATAG
- a CDS encoding PTS sugar transporter subunit IIA — protein MRIMDFLDAEAVEPNLKATDKKGVIEEMVGLLVRAGSVKEADKTEITRVLLERESLGSTGIGQSVGIPHGKSDRVDTLVAAFGKSNLGVDFDSLDGAPVHLFFLLVAPHDSAGPHLKALARISRLLKDRFFREELKKSMEQKALVEIIRAEDEKVQ, from the coding sequence ATGAGAATCATGGATTTTCTCGATGCGGAAGCGGTTGAGCCCAATCTGAAGGCGACTGATAAAAAGGGCGTCATTGAAGAGATGGTTGGGTTGCTCGTGAGGGCCGGATCCGTCAAAGAGGCAGATAAGACAGAAATCACCCGCGTTCTTTTGGAGCGGGAATCTTTGGGAAGTACGGGAATTGGCCAAAGCGTGGGTATTCCGCACGGCAAAAGCGACCGTGTGGATACACTTGTGGCAGCCTTTGGCAAGTCCAACTTGGGTGTTGACTTCGACTCGTTGGATGGCGCCCCCGTTCACCTCTTCTTCTTGCTGGTTGCGCCGCACGATTCCGCGGGCCCGCACCTTAAAGCATTGGCGCGGATCTCCCGGCTTTTGAAGGACCGTTTCTTCCGTGAAGAGCTGAAGAAGTCTATGGAGCAGAAAGCCTTGGTGGAAATCATCCGTGCCGAGGATGAAAAGGTCCAATAG
- a CDS encoding DUF4143 domain-containing protein, with product MFPLLRVLADRVPLPSRFLIPGSASANLIKHASESLAGRVERITIGGFSLDEVGREYTQSFVERDLPLHGVSLPPTMDNLLAHPKFGASWEGFVIEEVIRSVEPHGIYFGATHQGAEIDLVFNKGGRMYGVEIKRADAPTMTPSMRIALEDLNLERIAVIYPGKQRYSIHKQVDVVPFDEILGGIKSIFG from the coding sequence CTGTTTCCTCTCTTGCGTGTTTTAGCTGATAGAGTTCCATTGCCATCAAGATTTCTTATTCCTGGCAGCGCATCAGCTAATCTGATCAAACATGCTTCTGAGTCATTGGCCGGAAGGGTCGAGCGCATAACGATAGGGGGGTTTTCTTTAGATGAAGTCGGTAGGGAATACACGCAGAGTTTTGTTGAAAGAGACCTCCCGTTACATGGTGTATCGCTGCCTCCAACTATGGATAATTTGTTGGCGCATCCCAAGTTCGGAGCCTCATGGGAAGGTTTTGTTATAGAGGAGGTTATTCGCTCTGTTGAACCGCACGGGATCTATTTTGGGGCGACGCATCAGGGCGCGGAAATTGATTTAGTGTTCAACAAAGGCGGGCGGATGTATGGTGTTGAGATCAAACGAGCCGATGCCCCGACGATGACGCCGTCAATGCGGATTGCCTTGGAAGATTTAAACCTCGAACGTATTGCTGTTATTTATCCCGGGAAACAACGTTATTCCATCCATAAGCAAGTCGACGTTGTGCCGTTTGATGAGATACTGGGTGGGATAAAAAGCATATTTGGGTAG
- a CDS encoding AsmA family protein, with product MKSGARWLAAILLFAGLILLAQVIALARAKAALTDVVSEYIGPGLHIERLRWRFPIGFAFMDIQFKDPEGISWFRADAVEARVRLSSWYPPQVSIDTLRVSNPWLKLQRDEHGKWEETGSRAFAMCGALLQGMGISAGVQDQPVSAGLSVENGSVELEFRGPREARIGLAEVWMNASHAGTELERVSNRVHLEFRGRLGEPEAESRGSFNGYAWFEWPAREMVATLNLEELSLLYLMPLMPETFGTIQGGSIEALVDAQAKGGDLWIESDMVASGVQIDLGDPEEPEIMGLPRDQAEGFLERCGGRIPIDLRLEGPLSDPGALRIARLYSTLMAQGSEALQSMTLRQVLSGEALTEAFFPKPKMEESAGPLDLGEFLDRPKESASLPEDPAQGIEPHPETAGLDEPIPPSLDEPIPVFEETPEPVKEPEEPGILNKGPVMNFGPRN from the coding sequence ATGAAATCAGGTGCTCGCTGGCTCGCGGCGATTCTTCTTTTTGCAGGCCTTATTCTCCTGGCCCAGGTAATCGCGCTGGCGCGGGCCAAGGCCGCGCTCACTGATGTGGTCTCTGAATACATCGGCCCGGGTTTGCACATTGAACGGCTGCGCTGGCGCTTCCCTATCGGTTTTGCCTTTATGGACATCCAGTTCAAAGACCCTGAGGGGATCAGTTGGTTTCGCGCCGATGCCGTTGAGGCCCGCGTTCGCCTGAGTTCGTGGTATCCGCCCCAGGTGAGCATTGACACTCTGAGAGTAAGCAACCCTTGGCTCAAACTGCAGCGGGATGAACACGGAAAATGGGAGGAGACCGGCTCCAGGGCCTTTGCCATGTGCGGAGCCCTGCTTCAGGGAATGGGGATTTCTGCAGGAGTGCAGGACCAACCCGTGAGCGCAGGGCTTTCCGTAGAGAACGGCTCTGTGGAGTTGGAATTCCGGGGACCCCGTGAGGCGCGCATTGGTTTGGCCGAAGTCTGGATGAATGCCTCGCATGCGGGAACGGAACTGGAGCGGGTGTCGAACCGGGTGCATTTGGAGTTCCGCGGGCGCTTGGGGGAGCCGGAGGCGGAATCCAGGGGAAGCTTCAATGGTTACGCCTGGTTTGAGTGGCCGGCGCGCGAGATGGTGGCGACCCTGAATCTCGAAGAGCTTTCGCTGCTTTATTTGATGCCTCTAATGCCGGAGACATTTGGAACGATTCAAGGCGGCAGTATCGAGGCCCTTGTGGATGCGCAGGCAAAGGGCGGGGACTTGTGGATTGAATCGGATATGGTGGCCTCCGGCGTGCAAATCGATCTGGGGGATCCGGAAGAGCCGGAAATCATGGGACTCCCCCGGGATCAGGCAGAGGGCTTTTTGGAGCGTTGCGGAGGCCGTATCCCCATTGATTTACGACTGGAAGGTCCGCTTAGTGATCCTGGGGCCTTGCGTATTGCGCGCTTGTATTCTACACTCATGGCTCAAGGTTCCGAAGCGCTGCAATCTATGACACTCCGGCAGGTTCTGTCAGGAGAGGCCCTCACCGAGGCATTCTTCCCCAAACCGAAGATGGAAGAATCTGCCGGGCCGCTGGATTTGGGAGAATTCCTGGACAGGCCCAAAGAGAGTGCCAGTCTGCCCGAGGATCCGGCGCAGGGCATAGAACCGCATCCGGAGACTGCGGGTTTGGATGAACCAATTCCTCCATCATTGGACGAACCCATTCCTGTATTTGAGGAAACACCCGAGCCGGTGAAAGAGCCGGAGGAACCAGGGATTTTAAACAAGGGCCCGGTCATGAATTTTGGGCCGCGGAACTAG